The Drosophila biarmipes strain raj3 chromosome 2L, RU_DBia_V1.1, whole genome shotgun sequence genome has a window encoding:
- the LOC108029205 gene encoding DNA polymerase delta subunit 3 — MSLKQALDDCMIDFDRCVLVTDLLEEYKLSYKEVNDVLEAYIKSQEPATKFEKRFLVHGKKKPQGSAAGEDLYSVVLESKLKDWMAKVQDAESQLYSVKIAGGTKSPAATFKPMQHLEVKLAKIEQRPGVGKPVPTANGGPATNGVKSEPAKTQGIKSEASKPSVKVEPSKSSIKTETDADKLPVGKGKPSPESKKTSPKDQASKAKPAAAKKGSINSFLTAAGSKPKEVKATPSKTAGGTMANFLKKQPPGAQKSPTEKAEETKKAAPAAAKKEAAKKSPSPIKNANTSVQLFDEESAESSDEEEKLDKLRRNVIGSDNESDVEKPSTSKRRRISDSEDEEQPPKKAAEQEVIAVDEEMDTEPANETYLDEDGFVITQRKPVKAQPAKKKVSPKAAAPASKKRSPASAGKAGKDAPKTKQAGIMSFLTKK; from the coding sequence ATGTCGCTTAAACAGGCTCTCGACGACTGCATGATCGACTTCGATCGCTGTGTGCTGGTCACCGACCTCCTGGAGGAGTACAAGCTGTCCTACAAGGAGGTGAACGATGTGCTGGAAGCCTACATCAAAAGCCAGGAGCCCGCCACAAAGTTCGAGAAGAGGTTTTTGGTGCATGGCAAGAAGAAACCCCAAGGATCCGCTGCCGGCGAGGATCTGTACTCCGTGGTGCTCGAGAGCAAGCTGAAGGACTGGATGGCCAAGGTCCAGGATGCAGAATCGCAGCTCTATAGTGTCAAAATCGCCGGGGGCACCAAATCGCCGGCTGCGACTTTCAAGCCCATGCAGCATTTGGAGGTCAAGCTGGCCAAGATTGAGCAGCGTCCTGGAGTAGGTAAGCCGGTTCCCACTGCAAACGGTGGCCCAGCAACCAATGGAGTTAAAAGTGAGCCCGCCAAGACGCAGGGCATTAAGTCAGAGGCTTCCAAGCCATCTGTTAAGGTGGAGCCATCCAAATCCTCCATAAAAACAGAGACAGATGCAGATAAACTACCAGTTGGCAAGGGAAAACCCTCGCCGGAGAGCAAGAAGACCTCACCCAAAGATCAGGCTTCCAAAGCCAAACCAGCAGCAGCCAAAAAGGGCAGCATCAACAGTTTCCTTACAGCGGCGGGTAGCAAACCCAAGGAGGTCAAGGCCACGCCCAGCAAAACAGCTGGCGGCACCATGGCTAACTTCTTAAAGAAGCAGCCACCAGGAGCCCAGAAGTCGCCAACAGAAAAAGCAGAAGAAACCAAGAAAGCTGCACCGGCTGCAGCAAAAAAGGAAGCCGCGAAGAAGTCTCCCAGTcccataaaaaatgcaaacaccTCTGTGCAACTCTTCGACGAGGAGAGCGCCGAATCCTCCGACGAGGAGGAGAAGCTGGACAAGCTGCGACGCAATGTGATTGGCTCAGACAACGAATCCGATGTGGAGAAGCCCTCGACCTCCAAGCGGCGACGCATCAGCGACTCCGAGGACGAAGAGCAGCCGCCCAAGAAGGCCGCCGAGCAGGAAGTAATCGCAGTGGATGAGGAAATGGACACGGAGCCGGCCAACGAAACGTATCTGGACGAGGATGGCTTCGTCATCACGCAGAGAAAGCCGGTCAAGGCGCAACCCGCCAAGAAAAAGGTTTCCCCCAAGGCCGCAGCCCCTGCCAGCAAAAAGAGGTCGCCGGCTTCAGCTGGCAAGGCTGGAAAGGATGCGCCCAAAACCAAGCAAGCCGGCATCATGAGCTTTTTAACTAAGAAGTAG
- the LOC108029012 gene encoding protein UXT homolog → MQIKPKSSTEVHPMQEQDANQAQITRIEEFINEVLKEDLRQLEKCIDQFNEEIMEYVQLKNTLQTFDTHLPEGYKTQVNIGSNIFMQARVRKMDSILVNVGKDVYLEMSIPEAERFSDTRVKILTKQSDVLREESVKKRAQIKMALIAISERAKLIQDV, encoded by the exons atgcaaataaagcCAAAAAGCAGCACAGAAGTCCACCCGATGCAGGA GCAGGATGCAAATCAGGCGCAGATCACGCGGATTGAGGAGTTCATCAACGAGGTGCTGAAGGAGGATCTCCGGCAGCTGGAAAAGTGCATCGACCAGTTCAACGAGGAGATCATGGAGTACGTCCAGCTGAAGAACACCCTCCAGACCTTCGACACCCACCTGCCCGAGGGCTACAAGACGCAGGTCAACATCGGGAGCAACATATTCATGCAGGCGCGCGTGCGCAAAATGGACAGCATTCTGGTCAATGTGGGCAAGGATGTGTACCTGGAGATGTCCATTCCGGAGGCGGAACGCTTCAGCGACACCCGCGTCAAGATCCTCACCAAGCAATCCGACGTCCTGCGCGAGGAGAGCGTCAAGAAAAGagcccaaatcaaaatggcCCTCATAGCAATCAGCGAAAGAGCCAAACTCATTCAGGATGTTTAG